A window from Anser cygnoides isolate HZ-2024a breed goose chromosome 1, Taihu_goose_T2T_genome, whole genome shotgun sequence encodes these proteins:
- the IKBIP gene encoding inhibitor of nuclear factor kappa-B kinase-interacting protein isoform X4, with amino-acid sequence MEVHLTRFLFQQSGRFADMEKRYNFLQQEAEKFLDMENKVNLISEKCEKTWNLLEQLEDLQVTSHIKHLQEDIYTMKTWSSNIIKKKEELQKNLTTLFHAVTSAEENAASVAKNITLKIVTVKTDIRRISGLVSEMTALTSSLQALEDKVEKGEKKTVENIGDLLTSSIDRSTKLQSLASSNARKIEQIKTALSELRSDFDKHSDRLLNLEGDRAKVLKTVTFANDLKPKMYNLKKDFAILEPLINDLTLRIGRLVEDVLRGEKEIALLNEKLTNLTRVQTEIEDMKDEITKISEMN; translated from the exons GTTCCTATTTCAGCAGTCAGGGCGATTTGCTGATATGGAAAAAAGGTACAACTTCTTgcagcaagaagctgaaaagttccTGGACATGGAAAATAAAGTCAACTTAATTTCTGAAAAG TGTGAAAAGACTTGGAACTTATTGGAACAGCTGGAAGATCTCCAAGTAACTTCTCACATTAAACATCTACAGGAAGATATTTATACAATGAAAACATGGTCTAGCaacataattaaaaagaaagaagaactgCAGAAGAATTTAACAACCCTTTTTCATGCAGTTACAAGTGCTGAAGAGAATGCAGCTTCTGTAGCAAAAAACATAACTTTGAAGATTGTAACAGTAAAAACTGACATAAGGCGTATTTCAGGCCTTGTCTCAGAGATGACTGCATTGACAAGTTCTTTGCAAGCACTAGAagataaagtagaaaaaggtgaaaagaagACAGTAGAAAATATAGGTGACCTGCTTACTAGTAGCATTGACCGAAGTACAAAGCTACAAAGCTTAGCATCCAGTAATGCAAGAAAAATTGAACAAATTAAGACAGCATTGTCTGAGTTAAGGAGTGATTTTGACAAACATTCAGATAGACTTTTGAATCTCGAAGGTGACAGAGCAAAAGTTCTGAAGACTGTTACATTTGCAAATGATTTAAAACCCAAGATGTACAATCTTAAAAAGGATTTTGCCATCTTGGAACCTTTGATAAATGACCTAACACTGAGAATAGGAAGATTAGTTGAGGATGTATTGCGAGGTGAGAAAGAAATTGCTTTACTGAACGAGAAATTGACCAATCTAACAAGAGTTCAAACTGAGATCGAAGATATGAAAGATGAAATAACCAAGATTTCAGAGATGAATTGA
- the SLC25A3 gene encoding solute carrier family 25 member 3 isoform X1: MFSSIAPLARLNPFYAPHFQLVQDGVRKRPEPAEAPSTRRSLAAASAAEEYSCEYGSLKFYALCGFGGVLSCGLTHTAVVPLDLVKCRMQVDPQKYKSIFNGFSVTVKEDGVRGLAKGWAPTFIGYSMQGLCKFGFYEVFKILYGNMLGEENAYLWRTSLYLAASASAEFFADIALAPMEAAKVRIQTQPGYANTLRQAVPKMFGEEGIWAFYKGVAPLWMRQIPYTMMKFACFERTVEALYKYVVPKPRSECSKGEQLVVTFIAGYIAGVFCAIVSHPADSVVSVLNKEKGSSASQVLMRLGFKGVWKGLFARIIMIGTLTALQWFIYDSVKVYFRLPRPPPPEMPESLKKKLGLTQ; encoded by the exons ATGTTCTCGTCCATCGCGCCGCTCGCCCGGCTCAACCCGTTTTACGCGCCGCACTTCCAGCTGGTGCAGGACGGCGTGAGGAAGCGCCCGGAGCCCGCCGAGGCGCCCAGCACGCGGCGGAGCTTGGCGGCCGCGTCCGCTGCTGAAG AATACAGTTGTGAATATGGCTCGCTCAAGTTTTATGCTCTCTGTGGCTTTGGTGGGGTCCTAAGTTGTGGCCTGACACACACTGCTGTCGTACCTCTGGATTTAGTGAAATGTCGTATGCAG GTTGATCCACAAAAATACAAGAGCATCTTCAATGGATTTTCAGTGACGGTCAAAGAAGATGGAGTTCGTGGCTTGGCTAAGGGATGGGCTCCAACCTTTATTGGATATTCGATGCAGGGGCTTTGTAAATTTGGTTTCTATGAAGTTTTCAAAATCCTATATGGCAACATGCTTGGAGAG GAAAATGCATATTTGTGGCGTACTTCACTATATCTAGCTGCATCTGCCAGTGCAGAGTTTTTTGCTGACATTGCTCTGGCTCCAATGGAAGCTGCTAAAGTTCGCATCCAGACACAGCCTGGATATGCTAACACTCTGCGGCAAGCTGTACCTAAAATGTTTGGAGAAGAAGGCATCTGGGC TTTCTACAAAGGTGTCGCTCCACTATGGATGAGACAGATTCCATACACAATGATGAAATTTGCCTGCTTTGAACGTACTGTTGAAGCTCTCTACAAGTATGTTGTTCCCAAGCCACGAAGTGAATGTTCAAAAGGAGAACAGCTGGTAGTCACATTTATTGCAGGCTATATTG CTGGTGTGTTCTGTGCAATTGTTTCTCATCCTGCTGACTCTGTGGTGTCTGTGTTGAACAAGGAAAAGGGCAGTTCTGCCTCACAGGTTCTTATGAGGCTTGGATTCAAAG GTGTATGGAAAGGCCTGTTTGCCCGTATCATCATGATCGGTACCCTGACTGCACTACAGTGGTTcatctatgattctgtgaaggtTTATTTCAGACTTCCTCGTCCACCTCCACCTGAAATGCCAGAATCTCTGAAGAAGAAGCTTGGTTTAACTCAGTAG
- the IKBIP gene encoding inhibitor of nuclear factor kappa-B kinase-interacting protein isoform X5 — protein MEKRYNFLQQEAEKFLDMENKVNLISEKLESSESVLQDAASSMSVMTEFKQEVSSLHNIIRDIQSNEQTLSIKMQSINEKFQNITNSWRRSLDEMNTNTSGIKSEAKFIHTEVTSQINEVDQRIKSLSERLKDLEDSTARNIKTVKRQEDEEFTRVEQKLDLHAKVVEKLEEEQNGLLAKDTDMNQKLAAYEPKIEECKTYLPTIENAIHSILRLSSELLTMEKKIEGLTTKLYTVENNMLKTLSDTKMMQNILEAMQYNGSILKLQNKTVVLEEVVPDIKASSSAEGITLEGSKLKNNQDGDK, from the exons ATGGAAAAAAGGTACAACTTCTTgcagcaagaagctgaaaagttccTGGACATGGAAAATAAAGTCAACTTAATTTCTGAAAAG CTTGAGTCTTCTGAAAGTGTCCTACAAGATGCTGCTTCATCTATGTCTGTGATGACCGAGTTTAAGCAGGAAGTATCTTCTCTTCATAACATCATAAGGGATATTCAGAGCAATGAACAGACTCTCTCTATAAAGATGCAGAGCATTAATGAGAAGTttcaaaatattacaaattCCTGGAGAAGAAGCTTGGATGAAATGAACACAAACACTAGTGGAATAAAATCTGAAGCGAAGTTCATACATACAGAAGTTACTTCCCAAATTAATGAGGTTGACCAAAGAATTAAATCCCTTTCAGAAAGATTAAAAGATTTGGAAGACAGCACAGccagaaatattaaaacagtaaaaaggcAAGAAGATGAGGAATTCACTAGAGTTGAACAAAAGTTGGATTTACACGCAAAGGTAGTCGAGAAGCTAGAAGAGGAACAGAATGGTCTGTTAGCCAAGGACACAGACATGAATCAGAAACTTGCAGCCTATGAACCTAAAATTGAGGAGTGCAAGACCTATTTGCCAACAATTGAAAACGCTATTCATTCTATTCTTAGACTATCAAGTGAATTGCTAACTATGGAGAAAAAGATAGAGGGATTAACAACAAAGCTGTATACTGTGGAAAACAATATGTTGAAAACTCTCTCTGATACAAAGATGATGCAAAACATTCTTGAAGCCATGCAGTACAACGGCAGCATAttgaaactgcaaaataaaacagtggTTTTAGAAGAAGTAGTACCTGACATAAAAGCATCTTCAAGTGCTGAAGGAATAACTTTAGAAGGCTCtaagttaaaaaataaccaGGATGGGGATAAGTGA
- the SLC25A3 gene encoding solute carrier family 25 member 3 isoform X2, which yields MFSSIAPLARLNPFYAPHFQLVQDGVRKRPEPAEAPSTRRSLAAASAAEEYSCAYGSGRFFMLCGLGGIISCGTTHTALVPLDLVKCRIQVDPQKYKSIFNGFSVTVKEDGVRGLAKGWAPTFIGYSMQGLCKFGFYEVFKILYGNMLGEENAYLWRTSLYLAASASAEFFADIALAPMEAAKVRIQTQPGYANTLRQAVPKMFGEEGIWAFYKGVAPLWMRQIPYTMMKFACFERTVEALYKYVVPKPRSECSKGEQLVVTFIAGYIAGVFCAIVSHPADSVVSVLNKEKGSSASQVLMRLGFKGVWKGLFARIIMIGTLTALQWFIYDSVKVYFRLPRPPPPEMPESLKKKLGLTQ from the exons ATGTTCTCGTCCATCGCGCCGCTCGCCCGGCTCAACCCGTTTTACGCGCCGCACTTCCAGCTGGTGCAGGACGGCGTGAGGAAGCGCCCGGAGCCCGCCGAGGCGCCCAGCACGCGGCGGAGCTTGGCGGCCGCGTCCGCTGCTGAAG AATACAGCTGTGCATATGGCTCAGGCAGATTCTTTATGCTTTGTGGCCTTGGTGGGATTATTAGCTGTGGAACAACACATACAGCACTGGTTCCTCTAGACCTGGTTAAATGCAGAATACAG GTTGATCCACAAAAATACAAGAGCATCTTCAATGGATTTTCAGTGACGGTCAAAGAAGATGGAGTTCGTGGCTTGGCTAAGGGATGGGCTCCAACCTTTATTGGATATTCGATGCAGGGGCTTTGTAAATTTGGTTTCTATGAAGTTTTCAAAATCCTATATGGCAACATGCTTGGAGAG GAAAATGCATATTTGTGGCGTACTTCACTATATCTAGCTGCATCTGCCAGTGCAGAGTTTTTTGCTGACATTGCTCTGGCTCCAATGGAAGCTGCTAAAGTTCGCATCCAGACACAGCCTGGATATGCTAACACTCTGCGGCAAGCTGTACCTAAAATGTTTGGAGAAGAAGGCATCTGGGC TTTCTACAAAGGTGTCGCTCCACTATGGATGAGACAGATTCCATACACAATGATGAAATTTGCCTGCTTTGAACGTACTGTTGAAGCTCTCTACAAGTATGTTGTTCCCAAGCCACGAAGTGAATGTTCAAAAGGAGAACAGCTGGTAGTCACATTTATTGCAGGCTATATTG CTGGTGTGTTCTGTGCAATTGTTTCTCATCCTGCTGACTCTGTGGTGTCTGTGTTGAACAAGGAAAAGGGCAGTTCTGCCTCACAGGTTCTTATGAGGCTTGGATTCAAAG GTGTATGGAAAGGCCTGTTTGCCCGTATCATCATGATCGGTACCCTGACTGCACTACAGTGGTTcatctatgattctgtgaaggtTTATTTCAGACTTCCTCGTCCACCTCCACCTGAAATGCCAGAATCTCTGAAGAAGAAGCTTGGTTTAACTCAGTAG
- the IKBIP gene encoding inhibitor of nuclear factor kappa-B kinase-interacting protein isoform X3, protein MEVHLTRFLFQQSGRFADMEKRYNFLQQEAEKFLDMENKVNLISEKLESSESVLQDAASSMSVMTEFKQEVSSLHNIIRDIQSNEQTLSIKMQSINEKFQNITNSWRRSLDEMNTNTSGIKSEAKFIHTEVTSQINEVDQRIKSLSERLKDLEDSTARNIKTVKRQEDEEFTRVEQKLDLHAKVVEKLEEEQNGLLAKDTDMNQKLAAYEPKIEECKTYLPTIENAIHSILRLSSELLTMEKKIEGLTTKLYTVENNMLKTLSDTKMMQNILEAMQYNGSILKLQNKTVVLEEVVPDIKASSSAEGITLEGSKLKNNQDGDK, encoded by the exons GTTCCTATTTCAGCAGTCAGGGCGATTTGCTGATATGGAAAAAAGGTACAACTTCTTgcagcaagaagctgaaaagttccTGGACATGGAAAATAAAGTCAACTTAATTTCTGAAAAG CTTGAGTCTTCTGAAAGTGTCCTACAAGATGCTGCTTCATCTATGTCTGTGATGACCGAGTTTAAGCAGGAAGTATCTTCTCTTCATAACATCATAAGGGATATTCAGAGCAATGAACAGACTCTCTCTATAAAGATGCAGAGCATTAATGAGAAGTttcaaaatattacaaattCCTGGAGAAGAAGCTTGGATGAAATGAACACAAACACTAGTGGAATAAAATCTGAAGCGAAGTTCATACATACAGAAGTTACTTCCCAAATTAATGAGGTTGACCAAAGAATTAAATCCCTTTCAGAAAGATTAAAAGATTTGGAAGACAGCACAGccagaaatattaaaacagtaaaaaggcAAGAAGATGAGGAATTCACTAGAGTTGAACAAAAGTTGGATTTACACGCAAAGGTAGTCGAGAAGCTAGAAGAGGAACAGAATGGTCTGTTAGCCAAGGACACAGACATGAATCAGAAACTTGCAGCCTATGAACCTAAAATTGAGGAGTGCAAGACCTATTTGCCAACAATTGAAAACGCTATTCATTCTATTCTTAGACTATCAAGTGAATTGCTAACTATGGAGAAAAAGATAGAGGGATTAACAACAAAGCTGTATACTGTGGAAAACAATATGTTGAAAACTCTCTCTGATACAAAGATGATGCAAAACATTCTTGAAGCCATGCAGTACAACGGCAGCATAttgaaactgcaaaataaaacagtggTTTTAGAAGAAGTAGTACCTGACATAAAAGCATCTTCAAGTGCTGAAGGAATAACTTTAGAAGGCTCtaagttaaaaaataaccaGGATGGGGATAAGTGA